The proteins below are encoded in one region of Streptomyces marianii:
- a CDS encoding MerR family transcriptional regulator, whose amino-acid sequence MDTTWLNAKQAAAHATRARRLLSAGAAEVTERTIRSWVNRGHLQVAGLDDDGRQAFRLADVARAELATRRRALRLVGIGAH is encoded by the coding sequence ATGGACACCACCTGGCTGAACGCCAAACAGGCCGCCGCCCACGCCACCCGAGCCCGCCGGCTCCTAAGCGCCGGTGCCGCAGAGGTCACCGAACGCACGATCCGGTCCTGGGTGAACCGCGGCCACCTCCAGGTCGCCGGACTCGACGACGACGGCCGCCAAGCCTTCCGCCTCGCCGACGTCGCCCGCGCCGAACTCGCCACCCGCAGGCGCGCCCTGCGCCTTGTCGGCATCGGCGCCCACTGA
- a CDS encoding DUF6221 family protein: MSDLVQFIRDILDMEERTARMAAGKSPRWYAGSASDEPRNSDRACVANGGDEAITGDTDASYADHIVWHDPARVLDRIANDRAVLDAYAEVADLDTGESEPEFAYGRAAGLGIAVRRMAALYSNHRDYRTEWEAS, from the coding sequence ATGAGCGATCTGGTGCAGTTCATCCGAGACATACTCGACATGGAAGAGCGGACCGCGCGTATGGCCGCTGGCAAGTCGCCCCGGTGGTATGCAGGCTCAGCGAGCGATGAGCCCCGCAACTCTGATCGTGCATGCGTCGCGAACGGCGGCGACGAAGCGATCACCGGGGACACCGACGCAAGCTATGCCGACCACATCGTCTGGCATGATCCGGCTCGCGTGCTCGATCGCATCGCTAACGACCGGGCAGTCCTGGACGCCTACGCCGAGGTGGCCGACCTGGACACAGGCGAGTCGGAACCCGAGTTCGCGTACGGCCGCGCGGCCGGGCTCGGCATCGCCGTTCGCAGAATGGCCGCGCTCTACAGCAACCACCGGGACTACCGGACCGAGTGGGAGGCGAGCTGA
- a CDS encoding protein transporter Sec31: MRFRTETRTRQVPHTIGGITHLVDDPYNVHVPVPPRDWDRTVRTGVTVVAAVVGVASVAWSTAAISGLLGLVVVLPAAIGAAIVFDAVWMSCMALEWLARYDPARAQLPRRAGHAALGCAMAAVAVHGYIRKEFLIGLVGALVSGLAKGLWTVVLAHYATPLDKRTQQWVDIQRAEVGGQLAMVAVRRDLLRAQGMVAAEQAALAVGRDQAPDPDTADPDPDDVLSIRPSVRQAVETAWSSGMADSPSVLAYVRKVADPDARQDTVDRYLREIRKGA, from the coding sequence GTGCGCTTCCGCACCGAGACCCGAACCCGCCAGGTACCGCACACCATCGGCGGCATCACCCACCTCGTCGACGATCCGTACAACGTCCACGTGCCCGTCCCGCCGCGCGACTGGGACCGCACCGTCCGCACCGGCGTGACCGTGGTCGCCGCGGTCGTCGGCGTGGCTTCCGTCGCCTGGTCCACCGCCGCGATCAGCGGCCTCCTCGGACTCGTGGTCGTCCTACCGGCGGCCATCGGCGCCGCGATCGTCTTCGACGCCGTGTGGATGTCCTGCATGGCCCTCGAATGGCTCGCCCGCTACGACCCCGCCCGTGCCCAACTGCCCCGCCGCGCCGGCCACGCCGCCCTCGGCTGCGCCATGGCCGCCGTCGCGGTCCACGGCTACATCAGGAAGGAGTTCCTGATCGGCCTGGTGGGCGCCCTCGTCTCCGGCCTCGCCAAGGGCCTGTGGACCGTGGTCCTGGCCCACTACGCCACCCCGCTCGACAAGCGCACCCAGCAGTGGGTCGACATCCAGCGGGCGGAGGTCGGCGGCCAGCTCGCCATGGTCGCCGTCCGACGTGACCTCCTCCGCGCCCAGGGCATGGTGGCGGCCGAGCAGGCCGCACTCGCCGTCGGCCGGGACCAGGCCCCGGATCCGGACACGGCGGATCCGGATCCGGATGACGTCCTGTCCATCCGTCCGAGCGTCCGCCAGGCCGTCGAGACCGCGTGGTCCTCCGGCATGGCCGACTCGCCCTCGGTCCTGGCCTACGTCCGCAAGGTCGCCGATCCGGATGCCCGCCAGGACACCGTGGACCGCTACCTCCGCGAGATCCGGAAAGGGGCCTGA
- a CDS encoding Lsr2 family DNA-binding protein, with product MTIAALRALLDAEQPHVLRHHAPWIPHTAAKRQEKTMAPSYSVATAQAPQNLEPEALGLGPLLTWAAAHPDKAVQDLAEQARDSITALRRRHKADTELAALDSEEAKLEQRLAELRGRKAELLPKRKGKAASRDYDPKEVRAWARANGYDVPDRGQIPKAVLADWRDRDDHRAG from the coding sequence GTGACCATCGCTGCGCTCCGCGCGCTCCTCGACGCCGAGCAGCCGCACGTCCTCCGACACCACGCCCCCTGGATCCCGCACACCGCAGCCAAGCGACAGGAGAAAACCATGGCCCCCTCCTACTCTGTGGCAACCGCACAGGCCCCGCAGAACCTCGAGCCCGAGGCACTGGGCCTCGGGCCGCTCCTCACCTGGGCAGCCGCACACCCGGACAAGGCCGTCCAGGACCTGGCTGAGCAGGCCCGCGACAGCATCACCGCGCTGCGCCGCCGCCACAAGGCGGACACGGAGCTCGCCGCGCTGGACTCGGAGGAGGCCAAGCTCGAGCAGCGCCTGGCCGAGCTCCGCGGCCGCAAGGCCGAGCTGCTCCCCAAGCGGAAGGGCAAGGCCGCCAGCAGGGACTACGACCCGAAGGAGGTCCGCGCCTGGGCCCGGGCGAACGGCTACGACGTCCCGGACCGCGGTCAGATCCCCAAGGCGGTCCTCGCCGACTGGCGCGACCGCGACGACCACCGGGCGGGCTGA
- a CDS encoding helix-turn-helix transcriptional regulator produces the protein MTAPHVLGLVPDAVAAAIAAAAVEELADRITAAEAIAIGRRAVRGIRRDGWHITALAHYDVGDAMPPTATQPGAPAYSAAAPVLRTYDLQLLAGLARGYRTHEIAQQTGTPVKTVRNRIYRLRLRMGARSASHAVDLAYDLGWMAGLHPEPRDPVHLPRRQLQALEGAAAGRSNPQIARDLGISPESVNRYLQRAYARLDARTRAHAVALARQQGHLTAVSRERRAAAKRAATEASAA, from the coding sequence GTGACCGCCCCTCATGTCCTCGGCTTGGTCCCCGACGCCGTCGCAGCTGCGATCGCCGCGGCGGCCGTCGAGGAGCTCGCCGACCGCATTACCGCCGCCGAGGCCATCGCCATCGGCCGCCGCGCCGTCCGGGGCATCCGCCGCGACGGCTGGCACATCACCGCCCTCGCCCACTACGACGTCGGAGACGCCATGCCTCCCACCGCCACCCAGCCCGGGGCCCCGGCCTACTCAGCCGCCGCCCCGGTGCTGCGCACGTACGACCTCCAGCTGCTCGCCGGTCTCGCCCGCGGCTACCGCACCCACGAGATCGCGCAGCAGACCGGGACGCCGGTCAAGACCGTCCGGAACCGCATCTACCGCCTCCGGCTCCGGATGGGCGCACGGTCCGCGTCCCACGCGGTCGACCTTGCCTACGACCTCGGGTGGATGGCCGGCCTGCACCCCGAGCCCCGGGACCCGGTCCACCTCCCGCGCCGACAGCTGCAGGCCCTCGAGGGAGCCGCCGCCGGCCGGTCGAACCCACAGATCGCCAGGGACCTCGGCATCAGCCCCGAGTCCGTCAACCGCTACCTGCAGCGCGCCTACGCGCGACTCGACGCCCGCACCCGCGCGCACGCCGTCGCCCTGGCCCGCCAGCAGGGCCACCTCACCGCCGTCAGCCGTGAGCGGAGGGCCGCCGCGAAGCGCGCCGCCACGGAAGCGAGCGCCGCGTGA
- a CDS encoding helix-turn-helix domain-containing protein: MSSSEHVQSVRNAWINRVRDEALRARRPEVSKAAHVGIIIATYADADGSNAFPSTATLSAIAGCTEETVTRCVRLLKATELMAAKRRPNQSTVYQLLIPTERINWAAHMHIWGESRQAKARRLAKEKAAAELAAKADPRNPSGDAVRNPSPAGDPEPVPGGAPTDSGTRPRTAPEPVPGRDPEPVPGGTYQYPPTSGRDPHPDHTLAGLSPQPPTAGAREEQQAAAAPQQPRLVPPPSGGRRAARGPAKTGSSGEARQQPLLISVRTPPHMPEDHAQTATTASDDDVRRAMAEHGRAEAVRLYGRHRVWALLPEPTTDTGTGGPRAQ; encoded by the coding sequence GTGAGCAGCAGCGAGCATGTGCAGTCCGTCCGGAACGCGTGGATCAACCGCGTCCGGGACGAGGCCTTGCGCGCGCGGCGCCCCGAGGTCTCCAAGGCCGCCCACGTCGGCATCATCATCGCCACGTACGCCGACGCGGACGGCTCCAACGCCTTCCCGTCCACCGCCACGCTGTCGGCCATCGCCGGGTGCACGGAGGAGACCGTCACCCGCTGCGTGCGCCTGCTTAAGGCCACGGAGCTGATGGCCGCGAAGCGCCGGCCGAACCAGAGCACCGTCTACCAGCTGCTCATCCCCACAGAGCGGATCAACTGGGCAGCCCACATGCACATCTGGGGCGAGTCCCGGCAGGCCAAGGCCCGCCGCCTCGCCAAGGAGAAGGCGGCGGCCGAGCTCGCCGCCAAGGCCGATCCCCGGAACCCGTCCGGGGACGCGGTCCGGAACCCGTCCCCGGCGGGGGATCCGGAACCCGTCCCCGGCGGGGCACCAACCGACTCCGGAACCCGTCCGCGGACGGCACCGGAACCCGTCCCGGGACGCGATCCGGAACCCGTCCCCGGCGGGACCTACCAGTACCCCCCTACCTCCGGTAGGGACCCCCACCCCGACCACACTCTGGCTGGCCTCTCACCTCAGCCACCCACCGCGGGCGCGCGCGAGGAGCAGCAGGCAGCAGCTGCGCCGCAGCAGCCCCGCCTCGTCCCTCCGCCGTCCGGCGGCCGCCGCGCCGCCCGCGGACCGGCCAAGACCGGCAGCAGCGGGGAGGCCCGGCAACAGCCACTCCTGATCTCCGTCCGCACGCCGCCGCACATGCCCGAGGACCACGCGCAGACCGCCACCACGGCCTCGGACGACGACGTACGCCGCGCCATGGCCGAACACGGCCGGGCCGAAGCGGTCCGCCTGTACGGCCGGCACCGCGTCTGGGCGCTCCTGCCCGAACCCACGACCGACACCGGCACCGGAGGACCCCGTGCCCAGTGA
- a CDS encoding helix-turn-helix domain-containing protein produces the protein MSRRYTYPEAAERLRVEERWLRRNIRRLPHSKKGRVVTFSDEDLDRIDALHHHEPTSSPLATLPVPAPGTHPMAHLKPLPPRGAAVRIG, from the coding sequence ATGAGCCGCCGCTACACCTACCCCGAGGCTGCGGAACGCCTCCGCGTAGAGGAGCGCTGGCTCCGCCGCAACATCCGCCGCCTGCCGCACTCCAAGAAGGGCCGGGTCGTCACGTTCTCCGACGAGGACCTCGACCGCATCGACGCCCTGCACCACCACGAGCCGACGAGTAGCCCGCTGGCCACCCTCCCCGTGCCGGCGCCCGGCACTCACCCCATGGCGCATCTGAAGCCGCTGCCGCCGCGCGGTGCCGCGGTCCGCATCGGCTGA
- a CDS encoding XRE family transcriptional regulator, with protein MTHPVPLYRLVSADLLRTLMRRTGTGASVSVRELAALAGIPHGTIGNLLTGEQEAVLASSAHSIAAAIGVDVLVLWIPEGRSAEHISGRAPAVAL; from the coding sequence ATGACTCACCCTGTCCCGCTGTACCGCCTGGTCAGCGCCGACCTCCTCCGAACGCTGATGCGCCGCACCGGCACTGGTGCATCCGTCAGCGTCCGAGAGCTCGCCGCACTCGCCGGCATCCCACACGGCACGATCGGCAATCTCCTCACCGGAGAACAGGAAGCCGTTCTGGCCAGCTCGGCCCACTCAATCGCCGCAGCGATCGGCGTGGACGTGCTCGTCCTGTGGATTCCTGAAGGGCGCTCCGCGGAGCACATCTCCGGCCGAGCGCCGGCGGTGGCCCTATGA
- a CDS encoding tyrosine-type recombinase/integrase, with the protein MASIAERPKKSGAITFQVKWRQDGQWQTENFRERPAAEQFKALVEAHGGQWPHGWVRGLGFVEEPAIPGDVPFPDYATRYVDRLTGIDERTREDYHREVRIHLSLLRHTDHAGREHSATIGNLTQEDVTDWVRVEEAGERDPEDPERWRRRPADPKSIANRHGLLYCIIQAAIDAEPQLRTSNCCKRTKLPRADDHVEEEMTFLERDEYQRIAAEIKDPDARDLADWLVGTGMRWGEASALRVSDLNLNGERPTVSVQRAWKKAKKGAPGGSFFLGPPKTKKARRVIRLSPAQVEVARRHAAGRQPDDFLFRTATGRNWRHSNYYHRKWQPAVAAAVAKGLPKKPRLHDLRHTHASWLIAGRIPLPAIQIRLGHESIQTTVDRYGHLVLSLDDDIADAVEAALGVPEQRAGLRSVG; encoded by the coding sequence ATGGCGAGCATTGCGGAACGCCCCAAGAAGAGCGGCGCCATCACCTTTCAGGTGAAATGGCGTCAGGATGGCCAGTGGCAGACCGAGAACTTCCGCGAGCGCCCCGCGGCGGAGCAGTTCAAAGCCCTCGTAGAGGCACACGGCGGGCAGTGGCCGCACGGCTGGGTCCGTGGGCTGGGCTTCGTCGAGGAGCCCGCGATCCCCGGCGACGTCCCGTTCCCCGACTACGCGACTCGCTACGTCGACCGGCTTACCGGCATCGACGAGCGCACCCGCGAGGACTACCACCGGGAGGTGCGCATCCACCTCTCTCTCCTACGGCACACCGACCATGCGGGCCGCGAACACTCCGCGACCATCGGCAACCTCACCCAGGAAGACGTGACCGACTGGGTGCGCGTCGAGGAGGCAGGCGAACGGGACCCCGAGGACCCGGAGAGATGGCGTCGTCGGCCGGCAGACCCCAAGAGCATCGCGAACCGGCATGGGCTGCTCTACTGCATCATCCAGGCCGCCATCGATGCTGAGCCGCAGTTGCGGACGTCCAACTGTTGCAAGAGGACCAAGCTCCCCCGCGCAGACGACCATGTGGAGGAGGAGATGACGTTCCTGGAGCGCGACGAGTACCAGCGCATCGCGGCTGAGATCAAGGACCCCGACGCGCGGGACCTGGCGGACTGGCTCGTGGGTACAGGGATGCGCTGGGGCGAGGCGTCGGCGCTCAGGGTGAGCGACCTGAACCTGAACGGCGAGAGGCCCACCGTGAGCGTCCAGAGGGCGTGGAAGAAGGCCAAGAAGGGCGCGCCGGGGGGGTCGTTCTTCCTGGGACCGCCCAAGACCAAGAAGGCTCGGCGGGTCATCCGACTGTCCCCCGCACAGGTGGAGGTGGCACGGCGCCACGCTGCGGGGCGCCAGCCTGACGACTTCCTTTTCCGTACGGCTACGGGGCGGAACTGGCGGCATTCGAACTACTACCACCGGAAGTGGCAGCCGGCGGTCGCGGCCGCGGTGGCGAAGGGGCTCCCAAAGAAGCCGCGGTTGCACGATCTGCGGCACACGCACGCGTCGTGGTTGATCGCCGGGCGGATCCCGCTGCCGGCGATTCAGATTCGGCTCGGGCACGAGAGCATCCAGACCACGGTGGATCGTTACGGGCATCTGGTGCTGAGCCTCGATGACGACATCGCGGACGCCGTCGAGGCCGCGCTCGGGGTGCCGGAGCAGCGGGCAGGGCTTCGGTCAGTGGGGTAG
- the orn gene encoding oligoribonuclease: MNDRMVWIDCEMTGLSLADDALIEVAALVTDSELNVLGEGVDIVIRPPDAALETMPEVVRQMHTASGLLDELAAGTTLADAEEQVLAYVREHVKEPGKAPLCGNSVGTDRGFLLRDMPKVEEYLHYRIVDVSSVKELARRWYPRAYFNSPEKNGNHRALADIRESIAELRYYREAIFVPQPGPDSDAAKAIAARHVVPAAQ; encoded by the coding sequence ATGAACGATCGCATGGTGTGGATCGACTGCGAGATGACCGGGCTCTCGCTGGCCGACGACGCACTCATCGAGGTGGCCGCGCTGGTCACCGACTCGGAACTGAACGTGCTCGGTGAAGGGGTGGACATCGTGATCCGCCCGCCGGACGCGGCGCTGGAGACCATGCCCGAGGTGGTGCGGCAGATGCACACCGCCTCGGGCCTCCTCGACGAACTCGCGGCCGGCACGACCCTGGCCGACGCCGAGGAGCAGGTCCTCGCGTACGTGCGTGAGCACGTCAAGGAGCCGGGCAAGGCGCCGCTGTGCGGGAACTCGGTCGGAACCGACCGCGGCTTCCTGCTCCGCGACATGCCGAAGGTGGAGGAGTACCTCCACTACCGGATCGTCGACGTCTCCTCGGTCAAGGAGCTGGCCCGGCGCTGGTATCCGAGGGCGTACTTCAACAGTCCGGAGAAGAACGGCAACCACCGGGCCCTCGCCGACATCCGCGAGTCGATCGCCGAGCTGCGCTACTACCGCGAGGCGATCTTCGTCCCCCAGCCGGGCCCGGACTCGGACGCGGCGAAGGCGATCGCGGCGCGCCACGTGGTGCCCGCGGCGCAGTAG
- a CDS encoding helix-turn-helix domain-containing protein: MSQDSAAPEAVRKLSGRRRREVVAVLLFSGGPIFESSIPLSVFGIDRQDAGVPRYRLLVCAGEEGPLRTTGGLELTAPYGLEAIGRAGTVVVPAWRSITSPPPPEALEALRRAHEEGARIVGLCTGAFVLAAAGLLDGRPATTHWMYAPTLAKRYPSVHVDPRELFVDDGDVLTSAGTAAGIDLCLHIVRTDHGAEAAGALARRLVVPPRRSGGQERYLDRSLPEEIGSDPLAEVVAWALEHLHEQFDVETLAARAYMSRRTFDRRFRSLTGSAPLQWLITQRVLQAQRLLETSDYSVDEVAGRCGFRSPVALRGHFRRQLGSSPAAYRAAYRARRPQVDPVASGASEPVVPAQASAGHTRRHPAATGASPGPPEPGRPGSDAYAPGRPALPGQRSAP; this comes from the coding sequence ATGAGTCAGGACTCCGCCGCGCCGGAGGCCGTAAGGAAGCTGTCCGGGCGCCGCCGCCGGGAAGTCGTCGCGGTGCTGCTGTTCAGCGGCGGTCCCATCTTCGAGAGTTCCATTCCGCTCTCGGTGTTCGGAATCGACCGCCAGGATGCCGGAGTTCCCCGCTACCGGCTGCTCGTATGTGCCGGTGAGGAGGGCCCCCTGCGGACCACAGGGGGACTCGAACTCACCGCGCCCTACGGGCTGGAGGCGATCGGCAGAGCGGGCACGGTCGTCGTGCCGGCCTGGCGGTCGATCACCTCACCACCGCCACCCGAGGCCCTCGAGGCGCTGCGCCGCGCCCACGAGGAGGGCGCCCGCATCGTGGGGCTGTGCACCGGGGCGTTCGTACTGGCCGCCGCGGGGCTGCTGGACGGCCGCCCGGCGACCACGCACTGGATGTACGCACCGACGCTCGCCAAACGCTATCCGTCGGTCCACGTGGACCCGCGGGAGCTGTTCGTCGACGACGGCGACGTCCTCACCTCCGCCGGCACCGCGGCCGGCATCGACCTCTGTCTGCACATCGTGCGGACGGACCACGGCGCGGAGGCGGCCGGGGCACTGGCCCGCAGGCTGGTCGTCCCGCCGCGGCGCAGTGGCGGGCAGGAGCGCTACCTCGACAGGTCTTTACCGGAGGAGATCGGCTCCGACCCGCTCGCCGAGGTCGTGGCCTGGGCGCTGGAGCACCTCCACGAGCAGTTCGACGTGGAGACCCTGGCGGCCCGTGCGTACATGAGCAGGCGGACCTTCGACCGCAGGTTCCGCTCGCTCACCGGGAGCGCTCCCCTGCAGTGGCTGATCACCCAGCGGGTGCTGCAGGCGCAGCGGCTGCTCGAGACCTCCGACTACTCGGTCGACGAGGTCGCGGGCCGGTGCGGCTTCCGCTCCCCTGTGGCGCTGCGCGGGCACTTCCGCCGCCAGCTCGGCTCCTCCCCGGCCGCGTACCGGGCCGCCTACCGGGCCAGGCGTCCGCAGGTCGACCCGGTGGCTTCCGGGGCGTCAGAGCCGGTCGTACCGGCCCAGGCGTCCGCGGGGCACACGAGGAGGCATCCGGCCGCCACGGGTGCGTCCCCCGGCCCCCCGGAACCGGGCAGGCCCGGCTCGGATGCCTACGCCCCCGGGCGTCCGGCGCTCCCCGGCCAGCGGAGTGCGCCATAA
- a CDS encoding universal stress protein, with the protein MAGHEIPEPADRKQVADPLSDLQAAEQSRPSCDPAFRHGVVVGFDGSTSSERALAYAIGMAGRSGSGLIIVHVANRLPTTVWAGCEPPVFVDVPDHRTEVLGLELACADYLSEVPWILVERGGDICHELEEVGREYSADAIVVGSTHGIVGRIFGSVAGRLARRAQRPVIVIP; encoded by the coding sequence ATGGCCGGTCACGAAATTCCCGAACCCGCGGACCGCAAGCAGGTCGCCGACCCCCTGTCGGATCTGCAGGCGGCGGAGCAGTCGCGCCCTTCCTGCGATCCCGCCTTCCGGCACGGCGTCGTGGTCGGTTTCGACGGATCCACCTCGAGTGAGCGGGCGCTGGCGTACGCGATCGGGATGGCCGGGCGCTCCGGTTCGGGCCTGATCATCGTGCATGTCGCCAACCGCCTTCCCACCACGGTGTGGGCGGGCTGTGAACCGCCGGTCTTCGTCGATGTCCCGGACCACCGCACCGAGGTACTGGGGCTCGAACTCGCCTGTGCCGACTACCTCTCCGAGGTTCCGTGGATCCTCGTGGAGCGCGGCGGCGACATCTGCCACGAACTCGAGGAGGTCGGCCGGGAGTATTCGGCCGACGCCATCGTGGTCGGCTCCACCCACGGCATCGTGGGGCGCATTTTCGGCTCGGTCGCGGGGCGGCTGGCCCGCCGCGCGCAGCGGCCCGTCATCGTCATCCCGTAG
- a CDS encoding GPR1/FUN34/YaaH family transporter, translated as MDKDVSAGSATTTTLGHLALGLTLLAFGIGNTGVIDNVAASDAAPLATWVGGVALFVVGLLEFRAGNGGTGTAFAGLGALWFTWGTGTGAAVSAEAAGLFMLLFALLALTLTAGASGSGILGQGVYGLLCVSMLLLAIASFAGNDGLAKAGGWAAAVAGLAAWYGATAALAHWPTFSGRAAGRGVTATG; from the coding sequence GTGGACAAGGACGTCTCCGCGGGAAGCGCCACGACAACCACTCTCGGCCACCTCGCACTGGGCCTGACGCTGCTGGCCTTCGGGATCGGCAACACCGGTGTGATCGACAATGTCGCGGCGTCCGACGCCGCACCCCTCGCGACCTGGGTGGGCGGGGTCGCACTGTTCGTCGTCGGGTTGCTCGAGTTCCGTGCGGGCAACGGCGGTACGGGTACGGCCTTCGCGGGCCTCGGCGCCCTCTGGTTCACCTGGGGGACCGGCACCGGCGCGGCGGTCTCGGCGGAGGCCGCCGGGCTGTTCATGCTCCTGTTCGCGCTTCTGGCGCTCACGCTCACCGCAGGAGCGTCCGGCAGCGGGATCCTCGGTCAGGGCGTGTACGGGCTGCTGTGCGTGTCGATGCTGCTCCTCGCGATCGCCTCGTTCGCGGGGAACGACGGGCTGGCGAAGGCCGGCGGCTGGGCCGCCGCGGTCGCGGGACTCGCGGCCTGGTACGGCGCCACCGCGGCGCTGGCGCACTGGCCCACCTTCTCCGGGCGTGCCGCAGGCCGGGGTGTGACGGCCACCGGCTGA
- the glmS gene encoding glutamine--fructose-6-phosphate transaminase (isomerizing) — protein MCGIVGYIGKRDVAPLLLEGLARLEYRGYDSAGMVITSPKSTGLKMVKAKGRVRDLEARVPKRFTGTTGIAHTRWATHGAPSDINSHPHLDPENKVAVVHNGIVDNADELRAKLEADGVVFASETDTEVITHLIARSQAETLEEKVREAVKVIEGTYGIAVMHADFNDRIVVARNGSPVILGIGEKEMLVASDVAALIAHTRQVVTLNDGEMATLKADDFRTYTTSGTTTTATPETVEWEAASYDMGGHDTYMHKEISEQPDAVDRVLRGRIDDRFSTVHLGGLNLDAREARGIRRVKILGCGTSYHAGLIGAGLIESLARIPADSEPASEFRYRNPVVDPDTLYIAVSQSGETYDVLAAVQELKRKGARVLGVVNVVGSAIARETDGGVYVHAGPEVCVVSTKCFTNTVVAFALLALHLGRIRDLSVADGKRIIEGLRRLPSQISEVLESEDEIKKLAAEYADAKSMMFIGRVRGYPVALEASLKLKEISYIHAEAYPASELKHGPLALIEPALPTVAIVPDDELLEKNRAALEEIKARSGRILAVAHQEQEKADHTILVPKNEDELDPILMGIPLQLLAYHTALALGRDIDKPRNLAKSVTVE, from the coding sequence ATGTGCGGAATCGTCGGTTACATCGGGAAGCGCGACGTCGCGCCGCTGCTGCTGGAGGGCCTGGCGCGGCTGGAGTACCGGGGTTACGACTCCGCGGGCATGGTGATCACCAGCCCCAAGAGCACCGGTCTGAAAATGGTCAAGGCCAAGGGCCGCGTCCGCGACCTGGAGGCCCGGGTCCCCAAGCGCTTCACCGGCACCACCGGCATCGCCCACACCCGCTGGGCCACCCACGGCGCCCCGAGCGACATCAACTCGCACCCGCACCTGGACCCCGAGAACAAGGTCGCCGTCGTCCACAACGGCATCGTCGACAACGCCGACGAGCTGCGCGCCAAGCTGGAGGCCGACGGCGTCGTCTTCGCCTCCGAGACCGACACCGAGGTCATCACCCACCTGATCGCCCGCTCCCAGGCCGAGACCCTGGAGGAGAAGGTCCGCGAGGCGGTCAAGGTCATCGAGGGCACCTACGGCATCGCCGTGATGCACGCCGACTTCAACGACCGCATCGTGGTCGCGCGCAACGGCTCCCCCGTCATCCTCGGCATCGGCGAGAAGGAGATGCTCGTCGCCTCCGACGTCGCCGCGCTGATCGCCCACACCCGCCAGGTCGTCACCCTGAACGACGGCGAGATGGCCACCCTCAAGGCCGACGACTTCCGGACCTACACCACCAGCGGCACGACGACCACCGCCACCCCCGAGACCGTCGAGTGGGAGGCCGCCTCGTACGACATGGGCGGCCACGACACGTACATGCACAAGGAGATCTCGGAGCAGCCCGACGCCGTGGACCGCGTGCTGCGCGGCCGCATCGACGACCGGTTCTCCACGGTGCACCTGGGCGGTCTGAACCTGGACGCCCGCGAGGCCCGCGGCATCCGCCGGGTCAAGATCCTCGGCTGCGGCACCTCGTACCACGCGGGCCTGATCGGCGCCGGGCTCATCGAGTCCCTGGCCCGGATCCCCGCCGACTCCGAGCCGGCCTCCGAGTTCCGCTACCGCAACCCGGTCGTGGACCCCGACACCCTCTACATCGCCGTCTCCCAGTCCGGTGAGACCTACGACGTGCTCGCCGCCGTCCAGGAGCTCAAGCGCAAGGGCGCCCGCGTCCTCGGCGTCGTGAACGTGGTCGGCTCCGCGATCGCCCGCGAGACGGACGGCGGCGTGTACGTGCACGCCGGCCCCGAGGTCTGCGTCGTCTCCACCAAGTGCTTCACCAACACGGTGGTCGCGTTCGCGCTGCTCGCGCTGCACCTGGGCCGCATCCGCGACCTGTCCGTAGCCGACGGCAAGCGGATCATCGAGGGCCTGCGCAGGCTGCCCTCCCAGATCTCCGAGGTCCTCGAGTCCGAGGACGAGATCAAGAAGCTGGCCGCCGAGTACGCCGACGCCAAGTCGATGATGTTCATCGGCCGGGTCCGCGGCTACCCGGTGGCGCTCGAGGCCTCCCTGAAGCTCAAGGAGATCTCCTACATCCACGCCGAGGCCTACCCGGCCTCCGAGCTGAAGCACGGCCCGCTGGCGCTGATCGAGCCGGCGCTGCCGACGGTCGCGATCGTCCCGGACGACGAACTGCTGGAGAAGAACCGCGCCGCGCTGGAGGAGATCAAGGCCCGCAGCGGCCGGATCCTCGCGGTCGCCCACCAGGAGCAGGAGAAGGCCGACCACACGATCCTGGTGCCCAAGAACGAGGACGAACTGGACCCGATCCTCATGGGCATCCCGCTCCAGCTCCTCGCCTACCACACGGCCCTGGCCCTCGGCCGGGACATCGACAAGCCGCGCAACCTGGCCAAGTCGGTCACCGTGGAGTAG